From Mus caroli unplaced genomic scaffold, CAROLI_EIJ_v1.1 scaffold_22212_1, whole genome shotgun sequence, the proteins below share one genomic window:
- the LOC110287773 gene encoding olfactory receptor 1537-like, with protein sequence MDDMTSGNYCTVTEFFLAGLSNKPELQLPLFFLFIGIYMITVAGNLGMIILIGLSSHLHTPMYYFLSSLSFIDFCQSTVVTPKMLLNFVTEKNIISYTGCMAQLYFFLIFAIAECYILAAMAYDRYVAICNPLLYNVTMSYQIYISLISGVYIIGVICASAHTGFMVRIRFCKLDVINHYFCDLLPLLKLACSNTYINEMLILFFGTLNIFVPILTIITSYIFIIASILRIRSTEGRSKAFSTCSSHILAVAVFFGSLAFMYLQPSSVSSMDQGKVSSVFYTIVVPMLNPLIYSLRNKDVAVALKKIIERKTFM encoded by the coding sequence ATGGATGATATGACATCAGGAAACTATTGCACAGTGACTGAGTTCTTCTTGGCAGGGCTGTCAAATAAGCCAGAACTCCAGctgcccctcttcttccttttcatagGAATTTATATGATCACTGTAGCAGGGAATCTGGGCATGATCATACTGATTGGGCTCAGTTCCcacctgcacacacccatgtactatTTCCTCAGCAGTCTCTCCTTCATTGACTTCTGTCAGTCCACAGTTGTTACTCCTAAAATGCTACTGAACTTTGTGACAGAGAAGAACATCATCTCCTACACTGGATGCATGGCTCAGCTCTACTTCTTCCTCATATTTGCAATTGCAGAGTGTTACATTTTAGCTGCGATGGCATATGACCGCTATGTTGCTATCTGTAACCCATTGCTTTACAATGTAACCATGTCCTATcaaatttacatttccctaatttcAGGAGTGTATATTATTGGTGTGATCTGTGCATCAGCTCACACAGGCTTCATGGTTAGAATTCGATTCTGCAAATTAGATGTGATCAACCACTATTTCTGTGACCTTCTTCCCCTCTTGAAGCTTGCATGCTCTAATACCTATATCAATGAAATGTTGATTCTATTTTTTGGGACACTGAATATCTTTGTCCCAATCCTGACAATTATTACTTCCTACATCTTCATTATTGCCAGCATCCTCCGCATTCGCTCCACTGAAGGCAGGTCTAAAGCCTTCAGTACTTGCAGTTCCCACATCTTGGCTGTTGCTGTCTTCTTTGGATCTTTAGCATTCATGTACCTTCAACCATCATCAGTCAGCTCCATGGACCAAGGGAAGGTGTCCTCTGTGTTTTATACCATTGTTGTGCCCATGCTGAACCCTTTGATCTATAGTCTGAGGAATAAAGATGTTGCTGTtgccttgaaaaaaataattgaaagaaaaacatttatgtaG